One window from the genome of Streptomyces sp. NBC_00287 encodes:
- a CDS encoding DUF1272 domain-containing protein — MALEMRDRCERCETAALPADGPARICSYECTFCVPCGEAMRDVCPNCGGELVPRPRRAAPSA; from the coding sequence ATGGCCCTGGAAATGCGCGACCGCTGCGAGCGCTGTGAGACGGCGGCTCTGCCCGCCGACGGGCCCGCCCGCATCTGCTCCTACGAGTGCACCTTCTGCGTGCCGTGCGGCGAGGCCATGCGGGATGTGTGCCCCAACTGCGGTGGCGAACTGGTCCCGAGGCCCCGCCGCGCAGCTCCCTCGGCGTAG
- a CDS encoding SHOCT domain-containing protein has translation MQTLAHFADGGPGPWILFFPLIWAAVVIGGITFLRRTVWRGRGGPRRPSVDDHSPITVLGHRFASGEIDEDEYWRRLSVLDEQFGRTGKGGAA, from the coding sequence ATGCAGACCCTGGCGCACTTCGCGGACGGCGGCCCCGGCCCCTGGATCCTGTTCTTCCCGCTCATCTGGGCTGCTGTGGTCATCGGCGGCATCACGTTCCTGCGTCGCACCGTCTGGCGCGGCCGAGGCGGCCCCCGCAGGCCCTCCGTCGACGACCACTCACCCATCACCGTCCTCGGCCACCGCTTCGCCTCCGGCGAGATCGACGAGGACGAGTACTGGCGCCGGCTGTCCGTCCTGGACGAGCAGTTCGGCCGTACGGGCAAGGGCGGTGCGGCATGA
- a CDS encoding ABC transporter permease: MNASVRLSASSLRSHKRRFAGTFVAVFLGVAFLAGTLVMGDTLRASFDTMFGNATSGTDAVVRSADAITTPGESEGVREPVATDLADTLEQVPGVAAAEPDIEGAGQLIGRDGDPIGGQGPPTLAGNWITDPKLNPYQLAEGRAPQKSGEVVVNRGTAERGDLNIGDTTTLRTPDPVEVAIVGLATFGGEEGMAQVTYTGMTRADAEKYLTARPGEAATILVRAGPDVSQQELVDRLTPALPQGVEAITGQESAEENTDMISGQFLTVFTTFLLVFSGVALLVATFSIHNTFAIVVAQRTRENALLRALGASRRQVTASTLVEATAVAVTASLAGLAGGIGIAAGLQALFPAIGFPFPEGDLVISGVSMALPLAVGVVVCLGSALLPAVRAGRTAPLAALRETAVDTSGASRVRAVTSLGLAALAIGVTLNGVLLSPNIWLAGIGAILALTAFVVLGPVASTTAIRILGGPLGRLRGVTGGLARRNALRSPKRTAATASALMIGVAVVSLFTVFGASLKATMDQTVSRSFAGDVAVSAPSFGAGGSGLSPRLADAVQQLPEVDTAVGLGRGVAEVDGKGRALTVTDPMALERTFDLGEIRGSLRDLGTDGIAITENEADKQHLTTGDTTRLTFTDGRTETFTVRAVYGQSELAGDYVITRAAWAPHRTQDADTLVAVSFADGVSKDAGKTAVEKVAADYGNPDVQTRDEYAQSSAGAIDMMLTLVYALLALAVLIALLGIANTLTLAIHERTRELGLLRAVGQTRSQLRAMVRWESVLVAAFGTTGGLALGAFLGWVLVKASDGASDSAFAFAMPPLQLAIVALVGVTAGALAGLRPARRAARLDVLRAIATE, translated from the coding sequence ATGAACGCCTCCGTCCGCCTCAGCGCGTCCTCCCTGCGCAGCCACAAGCGCCGCTTCGCCGGTACGTTCGTCGCGGTGTTCCTGGGCGTCGCCTTCCTGGCCGGAACGCTCGTCATGGGCGACACCCTGCGCGCCAGCTTCGACACCATGTTCGGCAACGCCACCAGCGGCACGGACGCCGTCGTCCGCAGCGCCGACGCCATCACCACACCGGGCGAGAGCGAGGGCGTACGGGAACCGGTCGCCACCGACCTCGCCGACACCCTCGAACAGGTCCCGGGCGTGGCCGCCGCAGAGCCCGACATCGAGGGCGCGGGCCAGCTCATCGGCCGCGACGGCGACCCCATCGGCGGCCAGGGCCCGCCCACCCTCGCCGGTAACTGGATCACCGACCCGAAGCTCAACCCGTACCAACTCGCCGAGGGCCGTGCCCCGCAGAAGTCCGGCGAGGTGGTCGTCAACCGGGGGACCGCCGAGCGCGGCGACCTGAACATCGGCGACACGACCACCCTGCGCACGCCCGACCCGGTCGAGGTCGCCATCGTCGGCCTCGCGACCTTCGGCGGCGAGGAAGGCATGGCGCAGGTGACCTACACCGGCATGACCCGCGCCGACGCCGAGAAATACCTCACCGCCCGCCCCGGAGAGGCAGCGACCATTCTCGTCCGGGCCGGACCCGACGTAAGTCAGCAGGAACTGGTGGACCGGCTGACTCCCGCCCTGCCGCAGGGAGTTGAGGCCATCACGGGTCAGGAGTCGGCCGAGGAGAACACCGACATGATCTCCGGCCAGTTCCTGACCGTCTTCACCACCTTCCTCCTGGTCTTCTCCGGCGTCGCCCTGCTCGTAGCGACCTTCTCCATCCACAACACCTTCGCCATCGTCGTCGCCCAACGCACCCGCGAGAACGCCCTGTTGCGCGCCCTCGGCGCCTCCCGCCGCCAGGTCACGGCATCGACCCTCGTCGAGGCGACCGCCGTCGCCGTCACCGCATCTCTGGCGGGCCTGGCCGGCGGCATCGGCATCGCGGCCGGACTCCAGGCACTCTTCCCGGCGATCGGATTCCCGTTCCCCGAGGGCGACTTGGTGATCAGCGGAGTCTCGATGGCACTGCCGCTCGCGGTCGGCGTAGTGGTCTGCCTCGGCTCCGCGCTCCTGCCCGCCGTCCGAGCAGGCCGCACCGCACCCCTGGCCGCCCTGCGCGAGACGGCCGTCGACACCTCCGGAGCCTCCCGAGTCCGCGCGGTCACCAGCCTGGGCCTGGCGGCCCTGGCGATCGGAGTCACCCTCAACGGCGTCCTGCTGTCGCCGAACATCTGGCTGGCGGGCATAGGCGCCATCCTCGCCCTCACCGCCTTCGTAGTCCTCGGCCCGGTCGCCTCCACCACGGCGATCCGGATCCTCGGCGGCCCCCTCGGCCGACTGCGCGGAGTCACCGGCGGCCTGGCCCGCCGCAACGCCCTGCGCAGCCCGAAGCGAACGGCCGCCACCGCCAGCGCCCTGATGATCGGCGTGGCCGTGGTGTCGCTGTTCACGGTGTTCGGGGCTTCCTTGAAGGCGACCATGGACCAGACCGTCTCCCGCTCCTTCGCGGGCGACGTAGCCGTCAGCGCGCCCTCGTTCGGCGCGGGCGGCAGCGGATTGAGCCCTCGCCTCGCCGACGCGGTGCAGCAACTGCCCGAGGTGGACACCGCGGTAGGGCTCGGCCGGGGAGTGGCGGAAGTCGACGGGAAGGGACGCGCGCTGACCGTCACCGACCCGATGGCCCTGGAACGCACCTTCGACCTCGGCGAGATCCGCGGCTCACTGCGCGACCTGGGCACGGACGGCATCGCCATCACCGAGAACGAGGCCGACAAACAGCACCTGACCACGGGCGACACAACCCGCCTGACCTTCACCGACGGCCGCACCGAGACCTTCACCGTCCGAGCGGTCTACGGACAGTCCGAACTGGCCGGTGACTACGTCATCACCCGCGCTGCCTGGGCCCCACACCGCACCCAGGACGCCGACACGCTCGTGGCCGTCTCGTTCGCGGACGGCGTGAGCAAGGACGCGGGCAAGACGGCCGTAGAGAAGGTAGCGGCCGACTACGGCAACCCAGACGTCCAGACCCGGGACGAGTACGCGCAGTCCTCGGCAGGCGCCATCGACATGATGCTGACCCTGGTCTACGCGCTCCTGGCCCTCGCGGTCCTCATCGCACTGCTCGGAATCGCCAACACTCTCACCCTGGCGATCCACGAACGCACCCGCGAACTGGGCCTGCTGAGGGCCGTAGGCCAGACCCGCTCCCAACTGCGCGCCATGGTCCGCTGGGAGTCGGTCCTCGTGGCCGCCTTCGGCACAACAGGCGGCCTGGCCCTAGGCGCCTTCCTGGGCTGGGTCCTGGTCAAGGCCTCGGACGGAGCAAGCGACAGCGCCTTCGCCTTCGCCATGCCACCACTCCAACTGGCCATAGTGGCTTTGGTAGGAGTCACGGCAGGTGCCCTGGCAGGCCTACGCCCGGCAAGGCGAGCGGCACGACTGGACGTACTGCGAGCAATAGCCACGGAGTAA
- a CDS encoding ketol-acid reductoisomerase: MTYTSRVFPLETMDVPGGTETVLRGGRHLFPLLPQALAGVDRIGVIGWGPQGRAQALNLRDSLSGTDIRVTVGLRPGSRSATDARAHGFTEDDGTLGDWLAVAADSDLVILLIADAALATHHPEIFAALKPGAAIGLSHGFLLGHLRETGGDFPAGHPVIAVCPKGMGDSVRRLYQQGAEINGAGINSSFAVHADPDGRAVDLALGWSVALGSPYTFRTTLDSEYLSDIVGERAILLGAVHGMVESLFTRFRLAGDDEVSAYEKSCENVTGPIARTISRAGLRAVREDLDADGREIFDRAYTATYAPAREIIAEIYDEVADGTELRSVILAERRLGSRPMSEIGGAPMWSYGDQVRARRAEHPLPVEPFTAGVFVATMLAQIDEFAERGHPWSEIVNESVIEAVDSLLPYMHARDVAHMVDNCSRTARLGARRWGPRFQSAYEQIAYPASQHPADPALLTTFDTHPVHQALAAAAKLRPAVDIAVG; the protein is encoded by the coding sequence ATGACCTACACCTCCCGCGTCTTCCCCCTCGAAACGATGGACGTGCCCGGCGGCACCGAGACCGTCCTGCGCGGCGGCAGACACCTCTTCCCGCTCCTGCCGCAGGCCCTCGCGGGCGTCGACCGGATCGGCGTCATCGGCTGGGGCCCCCAGGGCCGCGCCCAGGCTCTCAACCTGCGCGACTCCCTATCCGGCACGGACATTCGCGTGACCGTCGGCCTGCGCCCCGGCTCCCGCTCGGCCACCGACGCCCGCGCCCACGGCTTCACCGAGGACGACGGCACCCTCGGCGACTGGCTCGCGGTGGCAGCCGACAGCGACCTGGTGATCCTGCTCATCGCGGACGCCGCACTCGCCACCCACCACCCGGAGATCTTCGCGGCCCTGAAGCCGGGCGCCGCCATCGGCCTCTCCCACGGCTTCCTCCTCGGCCATCTGCGGGAAACAGGCGGCGACTTCCCCGCCGGACACCCGGTCATCGCCGTCTGCCCCAAGGGCATGGGCGACTCGGTGCGCCGCCTCTACCAGCAGGGCGCCGAGATCAACGGCGCCGGAATCAACAGCAGCTTCGCCGTACACGCCGACCCCGACGGCCGCGCTGTCGACCTCGCGCTCGGCTGGTCGGTGGCGCTCGGCTCGCCGTACACCTTCCGCACCACCCTCGACAGCGAGTACCTCTCCGACATCGTCGGTGAACGCGCGATCCTGCTCGGCGCCGTGCACGGCATGGTGGAGAGCCTGTTCACGCGCTTCCGGCTGGCCGGGGACGACGAGGTGAGCGCGTACGAGAAGTCCTGCGAGAACGTGACCGGCCCGATCGCCCGCACGATCTCGCGCGCCGGACTGCGGGCGGTGCGCGAGGACTTGGACGCCGACGGGCGGGAAATCTTCGACCGCGCGTACACAGCGACCTATGCCCCCGCGCGCGAAATCATCGCCGAGATCTACGACGAAGTCGCCGACGGCACCGAACTGCGCAGCGTCATCCTGGCCGAACGACGCCTGGGCTCACGCCCGATGAGCGAGATCGGCGGCGCACCGATGTGGTCGTACGGCGACCAGGTGCGCGCCCGCAGAGCCGAACACCCGCTGCCTGTCGAGCCGTTCACTGCGGGGGTGTTCGTCGCCACGATGCTGGCCCAGATCGACGAATTCGCCGAACGCGGTCACCCTTGGTCGGAGATCGTCAACGAGTCGGTCATCGAGGCCGTCGACTCCCTGCTGCCCTACATGCACGCACGGGACGTCGCCCACATGGTCGACAACTGCTCCCGCACGGCCCGCCTCGGCGCCCGCCGCTGGGGCCCGCGCTTCCAGTCGGCATACGAACAGATCGCCTACCCGGCCTCTCAACACCCGGCGGACCCCGCCCTGTTGACGACCTTCGACACCCACCCCGTCCATCAGGCCCTGGCCGCGGCAGCGAAGCTCAGGCCGGCCGTGGACATTGCGGTGGGCTAG
- a CDS encoding ABC transporter ATP-binding protein yields the protein MTATTLARTAARVVDAVKVYGSGDTAVRALDGVSVDFPAGRFTAIMGPSGSGKSTLMHCAAGLDTLTSGAAHIGDTELGTLDDRRLTLLRRDRVGFVFQAYNLVPTLTVAENITLPLDLAGGKGDPEWIDALIDVVGLRDRLHHRPAELSGGQQQRVAVARAFAGRPDIVFADEPTGNLDSRSGGEVLGLLGRAARETQRTVVMVTHDPVAAAHADEVVFLADGRLVDRMTAPTADKVLDRMKAFEVPS from the coding sequence ATGACCGCCACAACCCTCGCACGCACGGCCGCCCGGGTCGTCGACGCCGTCAAGGTCTACGGCAGCGGCGACACCGCGGTCCGGGCCCTGGACGGGGTGAGCGTCGACTTCCCGGCCGGTCGCTTCACCGCGATCATGGGCCCCTCGGGCTCCGGCAAGTCCACCTTGATGCACTGCGCCGCCGGTCTCGACACCCTCACCTCGGGCGCCGCCCACATCGGCGACACCGAGCTGGGCACCCTCGACGACCGGCGCCTGACCCTGCTGCGCCGCGACCGCGTCGGCTTTGTGTTCCAGGCGTACAACCTGGTGCCGACGCTCACCGTCGCGGAGAACATCACGCTGCCGCTGGACCTCGCGGGCGGCAAGGGCGACCCGGAGTGGATCGACGCGCTGATCGACGTCGTCGGCCTGCGCGACCGGCTCCACCACCGGCCCGCCGAGCTCTCCGGCGGACAACAGCAACGCGTCGCCGTGGCCCGGGCGTTCGCCGGCCGCCCCGACATCGTCTTCGCCGACGAACCGACCGGCAACCTCGACTCCCGCTCCGGCGGCGAGGTCCTCGGCCTGCTCGGCCGCGCGGCACGCGAAACGCAGCGCACGGTCGTCATGGTCACCCACGACCCGGTCGCCGCCGCCCACGCCGACGAGGTCGTCTTCCTCGCCGACGGACGCCTGGTCGACCGTATGACCGCGCCCACCGCCGACAAGGTCCTGGACCGCATGAAAGCCTTCGAGGTGCCCTCATGA
- a CDS encoding DUF4865 family protein has protein sequence MHAMQYEITLPADYDMGVIRRRVADRGHLLDRWEGLGLKAYLMRERGVHGSMVSQYAPFYLWNTVEGMNSFLWEGGFQGICDDFGRPSVRGWTGLAYEEGGGSRACAAVRRRQPVPDGVPLAEVVEDAVSEVRRLAAQEGVVLAAAGVDTGAWEFVHFSLWEQEAPTAEGDLFEVLHLSTPERDRLAR, from the coding sequence GTGCACGCCATGCAGTACGAGATCACGCTGCCCGCCGACTACGACATGGGCGTCATCCGACGGCGTGTTGCCGACCGGGGGCATCTGCTCGACCGATGGGAGGGGCTCGGTCTGAAGGCCTACCTGATGCGGGAGCGCGGGGTGCACGGCTCGATGGTCAGTCAGTACGCGCCGTTCTACCTCTGGAACACCGTGGAGGGCATGAACTCCTTTCTGTGGGAGGGGGGTTTCCAGGGGATCTGCGACGACTTCGGGCGGCCTTCGGTGCGCGGGTGGACCGGGCTGGCGTATGAGGAGGGCGGCGGCTCCCGCGCGTGTGCGGCGGTTCGGCGGCGGCAACCGGTGCCGGACGGGGTGCCGTTGGCCGAGGTCGTCGAGGATGCGGTGAGCGAGGTACGGCGGCTCGCGGCGCAGGAGGGCGTGGTGCTGGCGGCGGCCGGTGTGGACACCGGGGCCTGGGAGTTCGTGCACTTCTCGCTGTGGGAGCAGGAAGCGCCCACAGCTGAGGGGGACTTGTTCGAGGTATTGCATCTGTCGACGCCCGAGCGGGATCGTCTGGCGCGGTGA
- the ilvY gene encoding HTH-type transcriptional activator IlvY — translation MRDDHRELRLFLHLAQTLNFGRTSLDCHVSPATLTRTVQRLEADLGHRLFDRGPRGVSLTAEGHRFREYAVQALELWRAYREEHPDPAELTGRVALFATVTACQALLPDLLAPFRAAHPQVRLDLRTGDAGAALARLDEGEVDVAVAGIPARLPEALVSRTVAVTELAFVTARDRPDPGLDGPFVLPHRGLVREAADRWFRARGTVPDVACEPDGHEGLLTLVALGCGTGVVPRLVLEHSAVRDRLSVLPTDPPPEDFPIGLCVRRADLRRPLVAALWSLTAYQGSGPSAEK, via the coding sequence ATGCGGGACGATCACCGGGAGCTGCGGCTCTTCCTTCACCTCGCGCAGACCCTGAACTTCGGGCGGACCAGCCTCGACTGCCATGTCAGCCCGGCGACGCTGACCCGGACGGTGCAGCGCCTGGAGGCCGATCTCGGGCATCGGCTCTTCGACCGGGGCCCGCGCGGCGTCTCGCTCACCGCCGAGGGGCACCGCTTCCGGGAGTACGCCGTCCAGGCGCTGGAGTTGTGGCGCGCCTACCGCGAGGAGCATCCCGACCCGGCCGAACTCACCGGCCGCGTCGCCCTGTTCGCCACCGTGACGGCCTGCCAGGCCCTGCTGCCCGACCTGTTGGCGCCGTTCCGGGCCGCCCATCCCCAGGTACGGCTGGATCTGCGCACCGGTGACGCGGGGGCGGCGCTGGCCCGGCTGGACGAGGGTGAGGTCGACGTGGCCGTCGCGGGGATCCCGGCGCGGTTGCCTGAGGCGCTGGTGAGCCGGACGGTCGCGGTCACCGAACTGGCCTTCGTCACCGCCCGGGACCGACCGGATCCCGGGCTCGACGGCCCGTTCGTGCTCCCCCACCGCGGGCTCGTCCGGGAGGCCGCCGACCGCTGGTTCCGGGCCCGGGGCACGGTGCCCGACGTCGCCTGCGAGCCGGACGGCCACGAGGGCCTGCTGACGCTGGTCGCGCTGGGCTGCGGCACGGGCGTGGTCCCCCGCCTCGTACTGGAGCACAGCGCGGTCCGCGACCGGCTGTCTGTCCTCCCCACCGATCCGCCGCCGGAGGACTTCCCGATCGGGCTGTGCGTACGGCGGGCGGATCTGCGGCGGCCGTTGGTGGCGGCGCTGTGGAGCCTCACGGCCTACCAGGGCAGCGGGCCGTCCGCGGAGAAGTAG
- a CDS encoding nuclear transport factor 2 family protein, whose amino-acid sequence MTMSSTTESATVLNGMYAAEAEYLAAGGPGEASFDLLAPFFAPDVELHQADALPYGGTWRGHDGMTQFFLRMGEVWESFDMVEQEFLATGETAVVLTQVHARARATGRELNFPILQAITVKDGRISEVRPFYWDTRAIADACAVPTPTD is encoded by the coding sequence ATGACGATGTCATCCACTACGGAGTCAGCGACCGTTCTCAACGGTATGTATGCGGCTGAGGCGGAGTACCTGGCGGCAGGAGGCCCTGGCGAGGCTTCGTTCGACCTGCTCGCCCCCTTCTTTGCGCCGGATGTCGAACTGCATCAAGCAGATGCTCTGCCCTATGGAGGCACTTGGCGCGGGCACGACGGCATGACGCAGTTCTTCCTCAGAATGGGAGAGGTGTGGGAGTCGTTCGACATGGTGGAGCAGGAGTTTCTTGCCACGGGCGAGACTGCGGTCGTGCTCACACAGGTCCATGCTCGCGCTCGCGCGACCGGCCGCGAACTCAACTTCCCGATTCTGCAAGCGATCACGGTCAAGGACGGGCGGATCAGCGAAGTCCGTCCGTTCTACTGGGACACGCGAGCCATCGCCGATGCCTGCGCTGTGCCAACCCCGACAGACTGA
- a CDS encoding TetR/AcrR family transcriptional regulator, which translates to MYSERMSTPERLIEATRELLWERGYVGTSPKAILERSGAGQGSMYHHFKGKSDLALAAIRRSAEEMRATAEGVLGSPGTPYERIEAYLRRERDVLRGCPVGRLTMDPEIVASDELRAPVDETLDWLRERLAGIVEEGKEQGQFAPGLDGEEIAAAIVATVQGGYVLARASGSPAAFDTGVRGLLALLRPAD; encoded by the coding sequence ATGTACAGTGAGCGTATGAGCACCCCAGAGCGACTGATCGAGGCCACGCGTGAGCTGCTGTGGGAGCGCGGCTACGTCGGTACGAGCCCCAAGGCGATCCTCGAGCGCTCCGGCGCCGGGCAGGGCAGCATGTACCACCACTTCAAGGGCAAGTCCGACCTCGCCCTGGCCGCGATCCGGCGGTCCGCCGAGGAGATGCGGGCTACGGCGGAGGGAGTACTCGGTTCGCCCGGGACGCCGTACGAGCGCATCGAGGCCTACCTGCGGCGCGAGCGTGATGTGCTGCGCGGCTGTCCGGTCGGGCGGCTGACCATGGACCCGGAGATCGTCGCCAGTGACGAGCTGCGCGCCCCGGTCGACGAGACCCTCGACTGGCTGCGCGAACGCCTCGCCGGGATCGTCGAGGAGGGCAAGGAACAGGGGCAGTTCGCGCCCGGTCTGGACGGCGAGGAGATCGCGGCGGCGATCGTGGCGACCGTCCAGGGCGGCTATGTCCTGGCCCGCGCGTCGGGGTCACCGGCCGCCTTCGACACCGGGGTCCGGGGGTTGCTCGCCCTGCTCCGTCCTGCCGACTAG